GCCTCGCGAGCTCGCTAGCTCGTTCACTGTGTGCTGAGCGTGGCCGTCTTCGGGCGGCGTCCACGGCCTCTATGTGCACTGTGGATCCGGTGGTCGGCGCGACGTGGACTTTGTGAACAAACGTAAGTACTATCATTGTTTTCTTTGCTTCTTTTCAAGATTTCGCCTCATTCGTTCGTTCGTTAGCCGAGCGGCTAACGTTAGCCAAGATGGTGGGAGCAGGCAAGGAAGGAGGAAACAATTTGCTTCTCTTTTGTGGGATCGACCAGCGACCGCTGCGAGTGACTTATTGTTTTGGAAACAGATATTTTTGGGATTACACGCATTATTAATGTTATTCCAGTCAAAGCAAACACGTGAATTTCCGAGGTCTTAAACATGTAAGAAAACTTCGCACGCACATCGGGCCTGAGGATAAATGGCCAATTTGATTGAAGCCTTGAGAGCCTacgtgggaatgttttttttttttttttttttggtcaccttGTGCCCTGCTTTTGTTGGCATGATATTATTTGATCTTCGtgctcttaaaaaaacaacaacaacagcaaatacAAATCCCAAGTTACGCACGAATTTCTCATTGAGCGCTTTCTTAGCCTTACTCAAGTAAACATttggatgagtactttttacttgagtcatattctAAAGTaaagtactcttacttgagtacaataattggctactctacccaccttTGACTCTGAGGTTggcaaacatgcacacaaatggacTTCCACATACTCAGCTTCTGCGTGTTTCTGTCTCGATGAGTTCCATATCATTTAAGTCACAGGGAATGGTCTGCTTCTGCTTATTTATATTTCAGTGGCAATTTGGCATGTCCAGTCTGCTTAATGTGCCTTcaaccacactttttttttccatgttgagTATTCTGAAACTTGTCATCTAATGTGTATGGTAAAGCTTAttctttttttgcactgtgGATCAGTGATATTCCTGCCATTTTGACAGCTGCTGAAAGTTACTAAAAAGTCTAACTGTTTTTTGTAACGTAGTTACTTTTGATATCAATCAGTAAATACGTACAGCCACGTGACACGTTCCTGATGTTATTGCTCTATGTACAGGGCAAAGTGAAAGTATTCCTGCCAcgtagatgattttttttgtgccctcgCAATCATAAACGTGTATTTTGACGATATATTTTGTGATCACCGCAAAGTAGTAATTATGAATCACCTACGTAAATAACATAATGGTGAAGTGGGACAcagctcaggaaggagacgagCTCTGTGTCCCAAAGATGAACATGTTTTAGTCCAAATTGTGCGAAGCGACCCCAGAAAGACCAAGATTACATCTGGAGAAAAGGGGAAGCTCGTAGACCCGAGAACACCGCACCTACCGTGAAGCATCACGTTTTGCCgaagctcttcataaaatagacggcATCATAAAGGACGACCATTACACGGAATGATTCAGGCAACGTCTCGAGACGTCAGCCAGGAAGATCAAACTTGTGCGCAAAGGGGTCTTCCGAATGGACAAAAACCTGACGCGCGCCGTCAACATCTTGAAGCGACCTGATCCGAATCCCATAGAAAATTTGAGGAcagatctgaaaaggtgtgCGCCAGCAAGACTACTGGCAAACCTGACTGAGTGGTTGCgagtgcgacagttgtctgtctccaagtgcctggcgattggctggcaagccgttaagggtggaccccgcctcccgcccgatgacagctgggattggctccggcgctcccgtgaccccagtgaggataagcggctcagaaaatggatggatagtgcaAAGGTGATGTGCTCCCTGCAACAGCAACCAAAATCAGGCTTCAAATACGCAGCGGAGGCCATTTTGAGGTCGACTTTGAAGTGGTAGGTGGTGATTGGAGGGTTTGCTCGCGCGAACGCCGCGAGACGAAATGACAAATTGACGTATACCGCTTCCATGAAACGTCAGACAAAATAAGTCATAATCGGCCTTGTCGCTACGTCAGCTGGGGGGCCACGGCGGGTCCGGCATGGCAGCGGGGGATACGGAGCGCGAGGACGAGACGCTGCGGACGGCCTTCAAGAAGCTGCGAGTGGACGCCGACAGGTACGAGCTTTCCCGCGGCGTCGGCCGGCGCACGACGGCGGCTTCTCGACGTCTTTGCCGTCTTTGCAGCGCGATCGGCGCCGTTCCCGAATCTCCTCGAGTGGCGCCGCGGGATGCCGGCGCGTCCAAGTCCAAACACGGCGGGACCAAGGACAACTGGCACGGGTGAGCGGACCCTCGTGACGCGCGTCGGCAAGCGTTCCGCGAGCCGTTTTTCAAAAGGATTCCTTCAGATGGCCGCTGAAAAGGACTCCCGGTGAGCCGATGGTTCCCAACTCGGCCTGCGCGAGAAACGGGCCGGGCGTCGGCGTGGCAAAGGACTCGTGAGCGGCGGTCCCGTCTGCGGCCGCAACTAACCGTTACTTTGCTGATTATGGAATTTATGAATCCGATTTTCAAAAAGCTGTCCTTTTATGGCCAAACAGGACCTGATTTCAAATTGAGTGATTCGGATCCCGCTTCAGtgggaaatgaacaaaatagttGATGGGGCCAACGCGGCAGCATGCGAGTTCTCCTTCGATACTCGAGCACATTTTGCTGGATTTCCTCGTagaatttgtgttttgttcGATTGtggcaatttttaaaatgacttccATGTTCATAAACTGCGCACACACACTGTTGCTGATTAAAGGTTCGCTGTTTGAGTCATCTCGCTCGATCGTTTCGTGCGTCAAAACAAATAACGTATGTTTATTTCTGAAATGGGACGGGACCGGTCCGGTCGTCGGACACGATACGAGGCAGCGAATATTAACATCTGACGGGAAGTGAGCAAATTGGATCCTGACATCCTAAAAGCATATTGAACATTTGAACAGCCACGTCGTCTTCTTAAGCGGCGGGTTGAAGAAATGGTTTTTGTCCTCCCTCCGCAATCTTCACATGTTCAGCTCTTCGAGTGTGTTGATGGGAATttaggagcttttttttttttttaggagcacccccccccaaccaccaccaGCACATTTGTGAGCGTTTACAACGATTTTGAACGAGAGGGCCTCGAATTCATCCCAAATTGGTCAGGATTCTGTTAAGGGCACTCTAGTTAGTCGCTGTCATCTGGATGTTTAGGAATATGGAAGTcaatatttcaattaaaaatgccactgaaaattcacatttcaaagtgatggcattttcaatagctgtatttcagtttcacttttcagtgttaacaaatttgccagATGAAGAAAATTCaaccttttgaaatgaaaatgcagtATTTCCAGTCTCCTGGGATTCAACTGGCCGAAATTTGGCGTTAAGGAGTTCGGGGTCCCTTCAGgtcagccaatccagttccgctttctAAGCATGTGACGTCGCTTAGGAAGAAAGCGGAACTCGTGTGCGTttgttaggggggggggggttgaaatggaaaaactcCTTTGACGAGCACGGCCGGCGCCCTCACGTGCCGTGTGTATTTTGTCTCGTCAGCTGCGTGAGGAAAACGTCGCGGGGTGCGAGTCGGAcgacgcggcggcggcgctccAAATCGCCCATCCTGCACCCTCCGAGGTTCACCTTCTCTCCGATGGCGCCCCCCGCGGGAGCCCTCCACCGCCGCACGGACCTCGGCCCCGCGTCGCCCGCCGGCTTCGGGGCCCCGCGAGATCTGCCGGGTGCCGTCTCCCCGTCTGATCTTCCCGGCAAGGACGAGGAAGGTTCAGGAAGCGTTCCGGACAGGGACGGCGGCGACTTTGGAGTTTTATCCGAGCGGCACGGCGGCGGCCCGTGCCGCTGTGCATCCAAAGATGGCGCTTGGGGCGGCGCGGCGGCCTATTCGTTCACGGGACTGCGCGACGTCATCTCGGAGTGCGAGCGACGCGGCCGAGCTCCGCCCGCCGGCCTCTCGCCGGCCTCCCCTCGCTCGTGCTCGTCGCAGGCGCTGGTCTCCGTGGACGACGTCACCATGGACGACCTGGCGGGCTACATGGAGTTCTACCTGTACATCCCCAAGAAGATGTCGCACATGGCCGAGATGATGTACACGTGACCGTCGCCGTGACGTTCGTCCTCGCACTTTCTTCCTGCTGTTCCTTCCTCAATAAAGTTCAGTGTTTGAAAGTTGTCTTTTTcgttgaaaaatgaaatcaacacTTGATTGGATGGGTTGGTAGCCAATCACGTCTGCACAAACAGCACAATTGCGCTTTGAAGTGGCTCTCTCGCTAAGTTTAAGTTCATGggttttatgaacagaatttctaggtgcccCTTGTTCAGGAGCGATGGAAGAATGGAACGCGAGATTAACAGGCAGATAG
This portion of the Syngnathoides biaculeatus isolate LvHL_M chromosome 10, ASM1980259v1, whole genome shotgun sequence genome encodes:
- the oser1 gene encoding oxidative stress-responsive serine-rich protein 1, with the protein product MAAGDTEREDETLRTAFKKLRVDADSAIGAVPESPRVAPRDAGASKSKHGGTKDNWHGCVRKTSRGASRTTRRRRSKSPILHPPRFTFSPMAPPAGALHRRTDLGPASPAGFGAPRDLPGAVSPSDLPGKDEEGSGSVPDRDGGDFGVLSERHGGGPCRCASKDGAWGGAAAYSFTGLRDVISECERRGRAPPAGLSPASPRSCSSQALVSVDDVTMDDLAGYMEFYLYIPKKMSHMAEMMYT